One genomic window of Pelagicoccus enzymogenes includes the following:
- a CDS encoding ParB/RepB/Spo0J family partition protein translates to MAKAKPRLGKGLAGLISGNTAKKADSPAAKPAPSKAPAKKAAAGAAKAKPAVAQAPAPATEKAPAGNPDFMELAVAKVEPNPHQPRREFEESQLTDLAESIRSEGLIQPIVVREVDGRFQLIAGERRLRAFKMLKLSKIPARIIKAGDSSSASMALIENLQRENLNPIEESMGYASLLRDFDLTQEQVAERVGKGRATIANSLRLLTLPDEVRGYLSTGLLSTGHAKVLLGLEAKQEQTLIARRIIEEGVSVRGAEGLIESLKRSGKGKQSGGRTVTPAEAAAIEDIEKRMVSYLNAKVALKHAPKKGKIVIEYTGNDDLQRILDRIGLEER, encoded by the coding sequence ATGGCGAAAGCGAAACCCAGATTGGGTAAAGGGCTAGCCGGCCTCATCTCCGGCAACACAGCAAAGAAAGCGGATTCTCCAGCTGCCAAGCCTGCTCCTTCCAAGGCGCCAGCGAAAAAGGCTGCTGCTGGCGCTGCCAAGGCGAAGCCGGCGGTCGCCCAAGCGCCAGCTCCGGCTACCGAGAAGGCGCCGGCAGGAAATCCGGATTTCATGGAGCTGGCGGTGGCCAAGGTTGAGCCCAATCCGCACCAGCCGCGTCGCGAGTTCGAGGAGAGCCAACTCACCGATTTGGCGGAGAGTATCCGCAGCGAGGGGTTGATCCAGCCGATCGTGGTGCGCGAGGTGGACGGTCGGTTTCAGCTGATCGCCGGAGAGAGGCGCTTGCGAGCCTTCAAGATGCTGAAGCTCAGCAAGATCCCGGCTCGTATCATCAAGGCAGGGGATTCCTCTTCGGCCTCCATGGCCCTGATCGAAAACTTGCAGCGCGAGAACCTGAACCCGATCGAGGAATCTATGGGTTACGCAAGCTTGCTGAGGGATTTTGATCTGACTCAAGAGCAAGTGGCGGAACGCGTGGGCAAAGGGCGCGCGACCATCGCCAACTCCTTGCGCTTGCTCACTTTGCCCGACGAAGTTCGTGGCTATCTTTCCACGGGCTTGCTCTCTACCGGTCACGCGAAGGTCTTGCTCGGTTTGGAGGCGAAGCAGGAGCAGACCCTGATCGCCCGTCGCATCATCGAAGAAGGGGTCAGCGTGCGCGGGGCCGAGGGCTTGATCGAGTCTCTCAAGCGTTCCGGCAAGGGGAAGCAATCTGGCGGGCGGACGGTGACTCCGGCCGAAGCGGCGGCGATCGAGGACATCGAAAAGCGCATGGTTTCCTACCTGAACGCCAAGGTGGCGCTCAAGCATGCTCCCAAGAAGGGCAAGATCGTGATCGAGTATACCGGCAACGACGACTTGCAGCGCATTCTCGACCGGATAGGCCTCGAGGAGCGCTAG
- a CDS encoding LysM peptidoglycan-binding domain-containing protein has translation MTRSFPFIAALVFAAFCLAFQVKAQSTNLQYQVANIMEDQRLMMEQMRGLLAEMDEMRRENARLRALVEDFEAKAARQSGSYATVAQVNELVRKTAADLSARDEVIQRELTAMVNRELKKFAKDVQDAVATVPTVSKPDPNVKTDFPDNYPKTGIPYDVAPGDSLAGIAKKLNSRVDWIQNANKISDPRLLQVGQKIFIPQASE, from the coding sequence ATGACACGATCCTTTCCCTTTATCGCCGCCCTCGTCTTCGCCGCCTTTTGCCTCGCGTTCCAAGTGAAGGCGCAGTCGACCAATCTGCAGTACCAGGTCGCCAACATCATGGAGGACCAGCGATTGATGATGGAGCAAATGCGCGGCTTGTTGGCGGAGATGGATGAGATGCGCCGCGAGAATGCCCGTTTGCGGGCGTTGGTGGAAGACTTCGAGGCGAAGGCGGCTCGCCAGTCCGGCAGCTACGCAACGGTGGCTCAGGTGAACGAGCTCGTGCGCAAGACAGCTGCCGACTTGTCGGCTCGCGACGAAGTGATCCAGCGCGAGCTGACCGCCATGGTGAATCGCGAGCTGAAGAAGTTTGCCAAGGACGTGCAAGATGCGGTCGCGACGGTGCCGACCGTTTCCAAGCCGGATCCCAACGTGAAAACCGATTTTCCGGACAATTATCCCAAGACGGGAATCCCCTACGATGTGGCTCCGGGCGACAGCTTGGCGGGAATTGCGAAGAAGTTGAATTCTCGTGTCGACTGGATTCAAAACGCCAACAAGATCTCGGACCCTCGACTCCTTCAGGTCGGACAAAAAATCTTTATTCCTCAAGCATCCGAATAG
- the secG gene encoding preprotein translocase subunit SecG codes for MDFLNGFLTVVLVLVSLFMILLVLMQRGNANGGLGAAMGGGMAESALGAETSSVLSKWTKNTAIVFFVLGFGLYLSKLHQHELAKVEQDGALPTIESTEPSPASDAFRELVSQAEEAAEETEAEATEAAAATENAVEDAAEAAPKAAE; via the coding sequence ATGGATTTTCTCAACGGCTTTCTCACAGTAGTACTGGTCCTCGTTTCTCTCTTCATGATCCTCCTGGTTCTGATGCAGCGCGGAAACGCGAATGGTGGCCTAGGAGCTGCGATGGGTGGCGGCATGGCTGAATCGGCCTTGGGCGCCGAGACTTCCAGCGTGCTTTCCAAGTGGACCAAGAATACGGCTATCGTCTTCTTCGTTCTTGGATTCGGGCTTTACCTTTCCAAGCTCCACCAGCACGAGCTGGCAAAGGTCGAGCAAGACGGAGCGTTGCCGACCATTGAGTCGACTGAGCCAAGCCCTGCGTCTGACGCTTTCCGCGAACTGGTCTCTCAGGCTGAAGAAGCGGCCGAAGAAACGGAAGCCGAGGCAACTGAGGCTGCTGCCGCAACCGAGAACGCAGTCGAGGACGCGGCGGAAGCGGCACCTAAAGCTGCTGAATAG
- a CDS encoding sigma-54-dependent transcriptional regulator: MPQKIFSRDHWPLAQKLADIVYCNPFEESRWELERECLGKDYQERERYVGPGEAEELLAPNLKRLIGLALSLMEPARARLAKVQEVSEAERVAYENLVHFVVYHEFMEKYDKLIEYSLEGKPQPGGVSFFYEYRDRQRYFLSVHAATRFSPEQEGLYFALYYQLRRAWLNIYRYLVGGSEAISALRSRIWSSCFTHDMRRYQRSLYNRMSDIVTLITGPSGTGKELVARAVGMSRFVPFDVQAGRFAVDFGAAFYPLNLSALSPTLIESELFGHRKGAFTGALQDREGYLEECGRFGTVFLDEIGETDASIQVKLLRVLQTRQFQRLGDTALRPFVGKVMAATNRDLPDEIAGGNFREDFYFRLCADRIRTPSLKEVLAGSGDELEVLVRHIAFKVAGPIDGDSLAEESVAWISKNLGQAYRWPGNFRELEQCVRNILIHGSYEAEDLSVSRDDAERVKEGADNSLTANQLLSRYAQEVYRRGGSYEETARVLQVDRRTAKRYVVGVD; encoded by the coding sequence ATGCCTCAGAAGATTTTTTCCCGGGACCATTGGCCGCTCGCTCAAAAGTTGGCGGATATCGTTTATTGCAACCCGTTTGAGGAGTCTCGCTGGGAGCTGGAGCGGGAATGTTTGGGCAAGGACTATCAGGAGCGGGAGCGTTACGTGGGGCCGGGCGAGGCTGAGGAGTTGCTTGCTCCCAACCTGAAGCGTCTGATTGGCTTGGCCTTGTCCTTGATGGAGCCGGCCCGAGCTCGCTTAGCGAAGGTGCAGGAAGTGAGCGAGGCGGAGCGGGTCGCTTACGAAAACTTGGTGCACTTCGTGGTCTACCACGAGTTCATGGAAAAGTACGACAAGTTGATCGAGTACTCCTTGGAGGGCAAACCGCAGCCGGGTGGAGTGTCGTTTTTTTATGAATACAGGGATCGGCAGCGCTATTTCCTGTCGGTGCACGCGGCGACTCGTTTTTCGCCGGAGCAAGAAGGGCTGTACTTCGCTCTCTACTACCAGTTGCGTCGGGCGTGGCTGAATATCTATCGCTACTTGGTAGGCGGCTCGGAGGCGATCAGCGCTTTGCGCAGTCGCATTTGGAGCAGTTGCTTCACGCATGACATGCGACGGTATCAAAGATCTCTATACAACCGCATGAGCGATATTGTGACCTTGATCACCGGACCTTCGGGAACGGGCAAGGAACTGGTCGCTCGGGCGGTGGGAATGTCTCGCTTTGTCCCGTTTGACGTGCAGGCCGGGCGGTTCGCGGTGGATTTCGGAGCCGCGTTTTATCCGCTGAACTTGTCGGCGCTATCCCCGACTTTGATCGAGTCGGAGTTGTTCGGGCATCGCAAAGGAGCGTTTACGGGAGCCTTGCAGGATAGGGAAGGCTACTTGGAGGAGTGCGGCCGATTTGGCACGGTTTTCTTGGACGAGATAGGGGAAACGGACGCCTCCATTCAAGTGAAGCTTTTGCGGGTGCTGCAGACCCGTCAGTTCCAGCGCTTGGGGGATACGGCTTTGCGTCCTTTCGTGGGTAAGGTGATGGCCGCGACCAATCGCGATTTGCCGGATGAGATTGCCGGTGGGAACTTTCGAGAGGACTTCTATTTTCGGCTTTGCGCGGACAGGATTCGCACTCCGAGCTTGAAGGAAGTGCTGGCGGGCAGTGGAGACGAGTTGGAGGTGTTGGTGCGTCACATCGCCTTCAAGGTCGCAGGTCCCATTGACGGCGACTCTTTGGCGGAGGAGTCGGTGGCTTGGATCTCTAAGAATCTGGGGCAGGCTTACCGCTGGCCTGGTAATTTCAGGGAGCTCGAACAATGTGTCCGCAATATCCTGATACATGGGAGCTACGAAGCGGAGGATCTCAGCGTAAGTCGCGACGACGCGGAGCGTGTTAAGGAAGGTGCGGACAATTCCCTGACGGCGAACCAACTGTTGAGCCGTTACGCGCAGGAGGTCTATCGCCGCGGCGGCAGTTACGAAGAGACGGCTCGTGTCCTGCAAGTTGATCGCCGGACTGCCAAGAGATACGTGGTGGGGGTGGATTGA
- the der gene encoding ribosome biogenesis GTPase Der, translating into MNFNVAIVGRPNVGKSRLFNRLAGKRISIVHDMPGVTRDVITRDLDDGYTLMDTGGMGLLEGMSDTPGKIVNAVEGQIDFSIDAADLVLFVVDGREGLMALDKQMAERLRRSEKRVMLIVNKVDTETTAINDKEFYRYGFGEPHLVSAEHGRGISTLRKAILKLRDEVAGPPIKEEDDGKKVLKVCFIGRPNVGKSSLSNCLVQSDRFIVSDVPGTTRDSIEMPFVWKSKRGEDWHFMLTDTAGIRKQTKLNSSVEYFSRVRSLDAIRGVDVVFMVIDAKEGPTNQDKAIAGEATKANKPVVIVVNKWDLALEAWEKEEIDGFETEKEFREAFEKGIQRELFFVPGSPIRFVSAKEGIDVEKILLSARQLNKRQSRRIPTGRLNNKLYKMSERLPAPKRDGKRFRIYYAVHTGNYPYRFKIFCNQAKKLDDSYRRFLLKGLVQEFELDGCPMVFDLVNKTNPYVREED; encoded by the coding sequence ATGAACTTCAATGTGGCAATCGTAGGCCGACCCAACGTCGGCAAAAGCCGCCTTTTTAACCGATTGGCGGGCAAGCGCATTTCCATCGTTCACGATATGCCGGGGGTCACGCGCGACGTTATCACCCGTGATCTGGACGATGGCTATACGCTGATGGATACGGGAGGCATGGGCCTGCTCGAGGGAATGAGCGACACGCCGGGCAAGATCGTCAACGCGGTGGAGGGGCAGATCGACTTCTCCATCGACGCGGCGGACTTGGTTCTGTTCGTGGTCGATGGACGCGAAGGCTTGATGGCTCTGGACAAGCAAATGGCCGAGCGTCTTCGCCGCAGCGAGAAGCGGGTAATGCTGATCGTTAACAAGGTCGATACCGAGACCACTGCCATCAACGACAAGGAGTTCTATCGCTACGGCTTCGGCGAACCGCACCTTGTATCCGCGGAACACGGACGTGGAATCAGTACCCTACGCAAGGCGATCTTAAAGCTGCGCGACGAAGTTGCGGGGCCTCCCATCAAGGAAGAGGACGATGGCAAGAAGGTCCTGAAGGTTTGCTTCATCGGCCGTCCGAACGTTGGCAAGTCCTCCTTGAGCAACTGCTTGGTGCAGTCCGATCGCTTCATCGTGAGCGACGTTCCGGGGACCACTCGCGACTCTATCGAAATGCCTTTCGTTTGGAAGTCGAAGCGCGGCGAGGATTGGCATTTCATGCTGACCGATACGGCGGGTATTCGGAAGCAGACCAAGCTGAACTCTTCGGTTGAGTACTTTTCTCGGGTCCGCTCTTTGGACGCTATTCGCGGAGTGGATGTGGTCTTCATGGTGATCGACGCCAAGGAAGGACCCACCAATCAGGACAAAGCGATTGCTGGCGAGGCGACCAAGGCGAACAAGCCGGTGGTTATCGTAGTCAACAAGTGGGACCTTGCCCTGGAAGCGTGGGAAAAGGAAGAAATCGACGGTTTCGAAACCGAGAAGGAATTCCGAGAAGCTTTCGAGAAGGGCATCCAGCGCGAGCTCTTCTTTGTACCCGGTTCTCCGATACGTTTCGTTTCAGCGAAAGAGGGAATCGACGTTGAGAAAATCCTCTTGTCCGCTCGCCAGTTGAACAAGCGCCAAAGCCGTCGCATCCCGACGGGCCGCTTGAACAACAAACTCTACAAGATGTCGGAACGCTTGCCCGCGCCGAAACGGGATGGGAAGCGTTTTCGTATCTACTACGCGGTGCACACCGGAAACTATCCGTATCGCTTCAAGATCTTCTGCAACCAGGCCAAGAAGCTGGACGACTCCTATCGCCGCTTCCTGCTCAAGGGTTTGGTGCAAGAGTTCGAGTTGGACGGTTGTCCCATGGTTTTCGACTTGGTCAACAAGACGAACCCCTACGTGCGGGAGGAAGATTAG
- a CDS encoding outer membrane lipoprotein-sorting protein, producing the protein MPAAKSFWAAFLLLAVASVELTAQRRHGSSPLDTLGEEVSQADGLEILNAFRRLGIAGEYRLSFKLEIRPRRDKTTTVSGVLLGTQTTFGPLSRIDIALEPADVTEQGELVPAKVKRLLLQNGIFANALEVDAWRSGAEEARLIESDAFFEKIAGSDFTVFDLLMPFSFWQEFRYEGRTTMRSRPTHVFSLYPPSEDKALQEKVSRVRIYLDEEFNALNRVEVYDAEENLAKTITVVAFKIVDGQGVLSQVDVRNELTRDKTRFRVTDAAIGVEVPDWVFSPEGLERDIYGTEVARLRAPAKEGATE; encoded by the coding sequence ATGCCTGCTGCCAAGTCTTTCTGGGCAGCCTTTTTGTTGTTAGCGGTCGCCTCCGTTGAGCTCACTGCGCAGCGCCGCCACGGATCGAGTCCGCTCGATACTTTGGGCGAGGAGGTCAGCCAAGCCGATGGCTTGGAGATCCTGAATGCGTTTCGCCGCTTGGGTATCGCGGGCGAGTATCGGTTGAGCTTCAAGTTGGAGATTCGTCCGCGTCGCGACAAGACGACCACGGTCTCTGGCGTCTTGCTGGGAACGCAAACGACTTTTGGCCCGCTTTCGCGCATCGATATCGCCCTCGAGCCAGCCGATGTTACGGAACAGGGGGAACTGGTTCCAGCCAAGGTGAAGCGGCTTTTGCTGCAGAATGGAATCTTCGCCAACGCCCTGGAGGTGGATGCTTGGAGGTCCGGGGCTGAAGAGGCGCGCTTGATCGAATCCGACGCGTTTTTCGAGAAAATAGCGGGAAGCGATTTCACCGTGTTTGACCTTTTGATGCCTTTCTCCTTTTGGCAGGAGTTCAGGTACGAGGGTCGCACCACCATGCGAAGCCGGCCTACCCACGTCTTCAGCTTGTATCCGCCGAGCGAGGACAAGGCATTGCAGGAGAAGGTTTCGCGGGTGCGCATTTATCTGGACGAGGAGTTCAATGCTTTGAATCGGGTCGAGGTTTACGATGCGGAGGAGAATTTGGCCAAGACGATCACCGTGGTGGCCTTCAAAATCGTGGACGGGCAGGGCGTGCTCAGCCAGGTCGACGTGCGCAATGAGCTCACCCGAGACAAGACGCGGTTCCGCGTGACGGATGCGGCGATCGGAGTCGAAGTGCCGGATTGGGTGTTTTCTCCGGAAGGCTTGGAGCGGGACATCTACGGTACGGAGGTGGCTCGGCTGCGAGCTCCGGCGAAGGAGGGAGCGACGGAGTGA
- a CDS encoding aminotransferase class I/II-fold pyridoxal phosphate-dependent enzyme has product MSQDQNRFIADHVIGLPRSGIRDFFELVAAMKDVISLGIGEPDFTTPWHIREAAIYALEKGRTHYTSNLGLIELRREISAYVGRNFGLQYNPNNEVLVAVGVSEAMDIALRAVINPGDKVLYQDPCFVSYHPTVLLAHGVGVPIKTDAKSAFTLKAEEVKKAWEPGCKVLMINLPCNPTGGVAERKELEEIAKFAVEKDMLVISDEIYAEMTYEGEHVSIGIFPGMRERTIFLHGFSKGWAMTGWRLGYACAPAPLTEAMMKVHQYSMMCASIVAQDAGIEALRNGDEAVAKMRQAYKRRRDLVVRRFNEIGLTCHNPNATFYAFPNITSTGLDSVTFSKRLLEEERVAMVPGTAFGKYGEGFVRCSFATGYDQIVEACNRIERFVNKLK; this is encoded by the coding sequence ATGTCTCAAGATCAAAACCGTTTTATCGCCGATCATGTTATCGGGCTCCCGCGTTCGGGAATCCGCGACTTCTTCGAGCTGGTGGCGGCGATGAAGGACGTCATTTCGCTGGGCATCGGCGAGCCGGACTTCACCACCCCCTGGCACATACGCGAGGCGGCGATCTATGCGTTGGAGAAGGGTCGCACCCACTACACTTCGAACCTCGGGCTCATCGAGTTGCGTCGCGAAATCTCCGCTTACGTGGGGCGTAACTTTGGTTTGCAGTACAATCCGAACAACGAAGTGCTCGTTGCGGTGGGCGTTTCCGAGGCTATGGACATTGCCCTGAGGGCGGTGATAAATCCAGGAGACAAGGTGCTCTACCAAGACCCTTGTTTCGTCTCCTATCATCCGACGGTCCTGCTCGCTCACGGAGTTGGGGTGCCCATCAAGACCGATGCCAAGTCGGCGTTTACGTTGAAGGCGGAAGAAGTGAAGAAAGCATGGGAGCCCGGCTGCAAGGTGCTGATGATCAATCTTCCTTGTAATCCTACGGGTGGCGTAGCCGAGCGCAAGGAGCTGGAGGAGATCGCCAAGTTCGCGGTCGAGAAGGACATGCTGGTCATCAGCGACGAGATCTACGCGGAGATGACCTACGAGGGGGAGCACGTGAGCATCGGGATCTTCCCAGGCATGAGGGAGCGTACCATTTTCTTGCATGGTTTCTCGAAGGGCTGGGCCATGACCGGCTGGCGCTTGGGCTACGCCTGCGCGCCTGCTCCGTTGACGGAAGCGATGATGAAGGTGCATCAGTATTCTATGATGTGCGCTTCGATCGTGGCTCAGGACGCTGGGATCGAAGCTTTGCGCAACGGGGACGAAGCGGTGGCCAAGATGCGGCAAGCTTACAAGCGTCGCCGCGATCTCGTGGTCCGTCGCTTCAATGAAATCGGGCTTACCTGCCACAATCCGAACGCTACCTTCTACGCTTTCCCGAACATCACTTCTACGGGGCTCGACTCCGTTACCTTCTCCAAGCGCTTGCTTGAAGAGGAACGCGTGGCTATGGTGCCGGGTACCGCTTTCGGCAAGTATGGCGAAGGCTTCGTTCGCTGTAGTTTCGCAACCGGCTACGATCAGATCGTGGAGGCCTGCAACCGCATCGAGCGCTTTGTAAACAAACTCAAGTAA
- the fmt gene encoding methionyl-tRNA formyltransferase yields MSYRMIFMGSDPIALPGIEAIVAGRCGDIELVAVYTQPDRPRGRGKKVVPNEIKTWALEHGLPVCQPEKMGKVERLEIEAMQVDSILVMAYGHLLSQKLIDTPRLGIWNLHTSLLPKYRGASPIQCAVASGDSETGVSLMKLVLEMDAGPVLDVERVCIGEEDTALDVEARLAAACAPLLEKGLPLVHAEKAKVVEQDASQVSFVRKLVKEDGELDFKAPASVLARRINGLFPWPATRARLGDVSIKLGLAVAEAQSFAGEPGTVIGVEAGGLRIACGAGSLLLKKLQRPGGKMLDAADFARGFELPKNAMFESREMSELVTSQRVKG; encoded by the coding sequence ATGAGTTATCGAATGATATTCATGGGTTCTGACCCCATCGCCTTGCCCGGAATAGAGGCGATTGTTGCGGGGCGATGCGGCGACATCGAATTGGTCGCGGTCTACACGCAGCCCGATCGTCCGCGGGGTCGCGGCAAGAAGGTCGTGCCCAACGAAATCAAGACTTGGGCCCTTGAACACGGTCTGCCGGTTTGCCAGCCGGAGAAGATGGGCAAGGTGGAGCGGCTGGAGATCGAAGCGATGCAGGTCGATTCCATCTTGGTCATGGCTTATGGACATCTCTTGTCGCAAAAGCTCATCGATACGCCACGTTTGGGTATTTGGAATCTTCATACGTCTCTCCTTCCCAAGTATCGAGGGGCTTCTCCGATCCAGTGCGCGGTGGCGAGTGGTGACAGCGAAACGGGCGTTTCCTTGATGAAGCTCGTGCTCGAGATGGATGCGGGACCGGTTTTGGATGTCGAGCGAGTCTGTATCGGAGAAGAGGATACGGCACTTGATGTTGAAGCTCGCCTTGCGGCGGCTTGCGCTCCGCTTTTGGAAAAGGGACTGCCTCTGGTGCATGCGGAGAAGGCGAAGGTTGTGGAGCAGGATGCCTCCCAAGTGAGCTTTGTTCGCAAACTGGTAAAGGAAGATGGCGAGCTCGACTTCAAGGCTCCGGCTTCGGTCTTGGCGCGTCGTATCAACGGGTTGTTTCCGTGGCCGGCGACGCGAGCGCGCTTGGGAGATGTCTCGATCAAGCTCGGCTTGGCCGTCGCGGAGGCGCAGTCGTTCGCGGGCGAACCCGGTACGGTGATCGGGGTTGAGGCGGGTGGCTTGCGCATCGCTTGCGGCGCCGGGTCGCTGCTGTTGAAGAAGCTGCAACGTCCGGGGGGCAAGATGCTGGACGCTGCGGATTTCGCCCGCGGTTTCGAGCTGCCGAAGAATGCGATGTTCGAATCGCGAGAGATGTCGGAACTTGTGACCTCCCAGCGCGTCAAGGGGTAG